CACATAAAAcactttctattttattttttttccaaacttgctataaatacatattttagacttcttgttttcattcattcatattTTAGGGCTAGCTTTGTTCATGTGCAGCTGACTTTAGAATGGTCCCTCAGCAAAGCTCTGCATACACATGCTACCCAAATGGGTGGGAGATCCCCAGAAATGAGGATAGGTGGGTTTTGCATGCTTTTAAATGGCTCATAATTAAGTTTATAGTTCTCAGTAACAAACAAAAGTGAAGTCTTGAGGGGAAATTATATTTAATGTCAAAACTAAGAAAATTCTAACTAAGCTATTATCAAAGAAGATAATTCTTGCTATATTGTGATGATTCAGGCGCATGGAAAAGGAGTGTTTCAACTCACTAGAATTGTTGGGAGTTTGAGGGTGCTTTTAGTTGCTGTTTAGAGCTCTTCAGTGTGATTGAGATCAGGTCCTTGAACGAATACCATGATGTTGAGTCTTTTGACTCTAACTACCTTGATGTTTAGCAAtattaattcttaaaaattagGGAATGgcataaaatattctaaaattaaaatcctgTAGCTAAATGGAGTTACTGagacaaaattacatttttaagagatctatgaagaaatattttttgctaattCTTCAGGCCTGCAAGTGACAAGTGCTATTTAGAAGCACTTTATAAGAGGGTGTTTGCTCATTTACTAGGAACTAATTGGGGTTTCACATATGAAGTACAGCACAAATCTCTAGAACTGAAGTCTAGCCtaacaaactgaaatttaaatttgcTTTGGTACAACTTTTATATCCTGTGCTaggtttgtttttccctgtttttccaGCAATGCTTGTTAGATTTTGGCCACATAGCTTATTAACCATGACTGAGTTTTAGTATGAATTCAGATTGCTTCTCTAGAAGAGAATCCTCGCTTTAACGTTGCAAAAGTTGGGGCCAAAAAGGCTGTAGAGGTGGTTGCATTCAGTTTCGGTCTTTGCACTCaattgttttgtttgtcttttgtgtCAAGGCAAACACTGCTTTAATGCTAAGCATGACTAACACCTGACTTGGTTACAGGGATTTTGTTGCAGCATGTGGTAGAGACCAGTTTGGTCTGTTGCTGAATCAATCCTGCAGTTTTCTTTAATGGGTAGGATTGTTTTTTGTGAAGTTCTAACTACAGGTGTGTCACTAATGAGCGTGTGACTTAATACATTAATTGAGCATAGCAAGAATCTGGTTATATTGTCTACTTTGCTGCTTTATTTGATAGTAGTTGTTAATGGATTCAATAATATCTGGTGTTTTTGCACAGGCAATAAGTAACAAGGACCAACACAGCATATCTTACACTTTGTCTCGGGCCCAGACAGTAGTAGTTGAATATACACATGACAGCAACACAGATATGTTCCAGGTATGTGAAATAAACAATGTACTTAAATGTATTCTCTGTGCTGTTTGTGTTGACATTCTCTCAACAGGCTTTCTCCCTTAGACCTGAAGATTTGCATATGTCACTTTCTGCACTTCACTCTGAAGAGGTGTTTGATTCTATTCATTCCAAAGGCCATCTCATGAATAAAACTATGTATCTATGCATCTCCTTTAGCTTCTCTGGTTAGAGGTGAAAGTTGTTTTTATGACTAATGCACACGATTGTGGTTCTGCCTTTGGTTGCTACTGTGCAAGTCACTTAACCTGTCTCTATTCCATTCttgtaaaatgaagaataaagtGCACAATATTCATAAATGTTCAAAGCCAAGCTACAAATGCTTATAAAGGAATTCAGAATCAATGAGTAGGAGGTGGGGTAGAAATGTAAAGTGAAATTAGAAAATAGCTTTTACCACAACTAGTATGATAAATAGTCACTGAGTCTTTAAATCTGAAGTGCTGGGAAGTGTTGAGAGAGGAGGCCCCATTCTGATGTGCTATCAGTTCAGAAGAACTTTGCTGCAGTTCCTGTATGTATAACAAGAACCGCACATGTTTGCAGCTGTGATGTACTCATATCTTACaattgtttcctgtttttctcaaaaggaagggttttgttttgggggttttcttaGTGTGAGTTGTTCATTCTGATACCTGGGCTGATCTAGcattgatttttgttgttgttgttgccaATTTATGACAAGAAAGTTTGCTGTCGCAGCGTTTAGTTGTGACGACATTGCAGGATCTAAGGTAGGAGGTGTTTGTGTATGGCTGAGGAAGTTGCTGTGCAGTTGCACATACCCTACAGCAGAGCAAAAGGGCTGTAACAAACTAGCCACAGCATAAGCTACTGTTTGAATCCTAAATGTTCTTTGTCCAGGCATGTTGTGGCTTGTATGCTGCCCAGAAATTGCCAGTGGCAATCCATATGTGCTGATGGGTTATTCTGCCtaaaaagtaatagaaaaatacattctgacAATGCAGTTTGTCTCAATGAAAGCTCTCCAGCCTTCATCACAAAGCACCTTGGGCTTAAGGTCTCCTGAATGAGTTGGCTTTAAACCTGCCTATGTGGACATTTAGGACAGGAATAAAACTTCCCGTTatgcttttaaaggaaaatggcAATATAAGCTAACTGGAAGAACAGTTGAACCTATGCAATTCTATTAAAATTGGTAGACTTGTATGGGACTGCAAAACTGACATCCTTCCATACAACCAGAAAAGAAGGCATAGCAACTCTGCAGCCTGCTAATTCTTAAATGTTATATGGGTGTTAGTTGTATATTATATTCCTGTTCTATGCATATTAATGTAAAACCCTCTGCCACAAACATTTGGTACCTGGTCTTCCTGGCAGATTAATCGCTTTCCAGCCCCACTGGAGCTGGAGAATCAGCAGACATGATCTGGGCAGTCTTTTCCTACATCTGTGCCTCCACctggtttggttttgttcagAATATTCTGGGCTTGCAAAGTGACTGAACACCACTTCTTCCATCTAACTAGCTGTTTTGGTACTGCTATGGCCAGGTCAGCTGACCTGAGTAACCTTTGTGATGAGAAGATTTCCAATGAAAAATTCCTTTGAATTTgacttaattacattttttgatttctccttccttcaaTTGACTGTACTTAGGCTTCACAATAGCTTTGGTCAGATGGAGGTAGAATAACTCATTCAGTTAAGCTTCAGACCCCCGAATTTAGACTGGGAGGGGAGGATGCTTCAAAATGGAATgtcatgttttttgttttttttttcttggtcaCTTAAATGTTTGGGGTTTGAATGTTACTACACCCAAAGTCAAACTTCTAACACTGTGGTTTTTACTCCTTGCCAGATTGGTCGGTCAACAGAGAGTCCTATAGACTTTGTTGTGACAGATACAGTTCCTGGAAGTCAAAGTAATTCCGATACGCAGTCCGTGCAGAGCACTATATCAAGGTTTGCTTGCAGAATCATATGTGAGCGGAACCCTCCCTTTACAGCAAGAATATATGCTGCAGGATTTGACTCCtcaaaaaacatctttcttgGGGTAAGAAAACACGTTCTTTTCCCAGGTCGATGCAGGTTCAGTCTTCAACTATTTTGTAACTCAACTTCAGACGaatcaaaattttcattgaTACCATTTCTCTTAGGAGAAAGCTGCAAAGTGGAAGACATCAGATGGGCAGATGGATGGACTAACCACAAATGGAGTTCTTGTTATGCATCCCCGTAATGGATTTACTGAAGACTCCAAGCCAGGGGTGTGGAGAGAGATATCTGTGTGTGGGAATGTGTTCAGCCTCCGTGAAACCAGATCAGCTCAGCAGAGGGGTAAAATGGTAAGAGCAGTAACCAATGTTTTATGCAGCATGTTTAAAATGGATACAGCCACAAGCTAGGTAGCTTGGGCCAAGACAGAAGTGCTTCATTCTATGCCTATACTGCCTGTGCAGTTAGTTGCActgactctgtgtgtgtgtgtatgtgtgagtCTTCATACGTGTTGCTTAACCTGAATAACTAGCAGAATTTGACTCTAAACTTAACTGCAAATCTAGACTGCTCTCCTACGTTGACTGAGTAGTCTAGTATGCTCTTCTGCAAGCTGTGACAGTCCTGTGCTTAAAGAGTATTTTCCTGACTCTCCTTCTTAAGCTTAggctttttcagttttcccatttttcctGTTATTATAGAGTAATTAAGAATCTATAATAAAGAACAATTATAGTTTTATTGACACATGCCTTTATACCTGGTTATCCATCTCCACCTTGGTGTTCCGAgctttctccttatttttaaagcagggCGTATCCTCCTGGGAGAGATGACTGCACTTCTATGACTTGATCTCTTATTTAAATGTTAGTGTTGTATGTATTTTTGCTAAGTGATGCATTTAGGAATGCTGGtggctgcttttttctttagggAGAGAAGGCTTAGGTGGGCACATGTACAGATGTAtgtgaagaaaacagtttaaaatatgaTGGAGGACTAAACAAGACTGGCTTTGTGCCATTCTTCCTTGATGCAGTTCATATAGCATAGTTGGGAGTCCTCCTGGGAAGGAGTTGAAAGGAATAATAAAGGATAGATAGGAGCTTTTTGTGGCCTTAATTTTGTATGCACCTTGagataattttctgtttaagaggattgttttgaagaaaaaaattaaaggtgGGCAGGAGCTGACACTGGGTTTTATATAGGTATGTTGTATAGGACATTAAGCATCAGTAGATGCTTCATACTTTTTGTCTAGACCTTCCAGGcaggtgtgtttttttaataaaagtgtCTCATGTTACTCTTATAATATTAGGTGACCTCTTGctatttctctccctccctctctgtcCTTCAAAAGGTAGAGAACGAAACGAACCAACTCCAAGATGGCTCTTTAATTGACCTCTGTGGAGCAACCTTGCTGTGGCGCACTGCAGAAGGCCTGTCACGTACTCCTACTGTCAAACACCTGGAGGCACTAAGAcaagaaataaatgcagcaaGACCTCAGTGTCCTGTAGGATTTAATACTTTGGCATTTCCTAGCatgaagagaaaagatgttGTAGATGAGAAGCAACCATGGGTGTATCTGAACTGTGGCCATGTTCACGGTTATCACAACTGGGGaaacaaagaagagagagaCGGCAAGGATCGAGAGTGTCCCATGTGCCGCTCTGTTGGCCCCTATGTGCCTCTGTGGCTTGGATGTGAAGCAGGATTTTATGTGGATGCAGGACCTCCAACTCATGCATTCAGCCCATGCGGACATGTATGCTCAGAAAAGACAACTGCATACTGGTCCCAAATTCCTCTTCCTCATGGTACTCACACGTTTCATGCAGCCTGTCCATTCTGTGCGCATCAGCTGGCTGGTGAGCAAGGTTACATCAGACTCATTTTCCAAGGACCTCTTGACTAACACATGTGTTATCAAGGACTACAGTAAACTGATAAGCTAAGCgattctgatttttaaactgTCTTTCTTATTCTCTGGGTTTTGTTGGTTTGCAGTAAGatgaagaatttttgtttttgttacaaCAGCTAAATCCCTCTCTATCAAGAAAAGtttggaaatggaagaaatggaAGGTGAAGGGGGAGAACTCTTGCTGCTTTAGTTATTCACTGTTTCTGAAGAGGTGAAGAAAGTGTTCTTGAGTGAAATTCAATGCCTTCAGTTTAATAGTTTTGAATTATATGCCCATGATGTTTGAAAgttgtttcattctttttgtaTATGGAAGGTAAATAATTCAAAGAACATTAGTTTACAGCTTGGATGCAAACATTGTAAAATATAACATGTATATTAACTCTTTTCTATTTATctttattattgaaaatatcTAGAGCATTTAGAGTAGCATGGTCATAGTGTGTTACATTCAGCAATTGGATGTGTAGAGTAGTTCTGGATGGAGATGGATATGAGACAGAAATggtagaaaaatcttttttaatctgaaatactGAGTTCTTAGAATagctaaaatgctttttaaagttaatgCAAGTTATGTTGGCATAAAGATGTGCTTTAACCATGTGAAAGGTAGCTAAGAAGGACttcttaaaatgtctttttggtAGGACTGTAAGATCTGGTTGTGAGAAAATATTTACCAGACTCTTAGAATATGCAACTTAGTCTAGATTAAggattttttctcccttcatgCTAacatatgttttcatttaacattAGTAACATTTGTGAGGGGTTTTTCATTCTTCAGCATTGGCAAACCTGAAAGATaaggctcctttttttttttccttgctgtttggGGGGAGAGAAGGTGCATGTGTAGGGAGCAGGGACCAGCTTGAGAAGCAGCCAGAAAGGGGACTTGTCTGTTGGGTGTTCTGCATTTAGTGTGGCCCATTGCAGCCTGGAAGGCTCGGGCACATGGGTAACCGGCGTCATACGCTCGCCTGTCTGCCTTAAGGAGCCAGGGACACATACTCACTTAGGCCCCAGACAGAACCTGGTTGAAGCCTGGCACTTAATGGGTGTTTGCCTGTGTCCTAGCATCACCGTGTTACTTGGCACAACCAGCAGTCTGTTAGAGAAGAGCTTGAGCTGGGACCGAGTAGAACTTGTAGACCTTAGTTTGAGAAGCCTGCATAAAGACCATCCACGCTGTGGTGGGCTCTAGCAGGTCTTGCTCAGCACCACAGAAATGTTCCCCTTTCTGtacccttcctttcccttctgtatCCACCAGAAAAGGCCAGTGCACTACATCCAGCTTTGCTGTTAAGCCACCATGCTTCATGGCAAATACACAACCTGATCTTTCCAGGATTGAGTTGAACATTTTTTTAGCCCGcttcatactttttttccaaatatgtaCTGTATAATTGACAGTAGTAAATTTCTGTACTTTATAGcataactttaatttttttcaaagctgttttcttgGTTTAGAGACCTGTGTTGCTTAGATGTCATGAATTATTTACTTTGACTCTCAATtgtttctccattaaaaaaaattatatatattgtTTGGTTCACTCAGGAAATGCATGTGTCAGGAAACCTGTATTATAAGTTCAGTTAGCTGTCATGTACAAGTAACTGCTGTTACTCCCTTTTCATAGAAATATAACtgattttgacattttccatATTATATGCAGTAAGTAATGAAACTTATGCAGCAAGAAACCCCTGTATTGTAGTTGTTCTAATCATTTAATTCAGACTCTATTATACTgtagtttaatttttatttgcaaattaatttattcaaaTTACGTGAGTaaacacttttcaaaaatagaagTTCTGGGATTGTTgctttgttgctgttgttttcaaGAGATCGGAAATCTGACTGGAGATGACACTTCTGCTGTCACTGAAGGTGTCTGGTTTGTGTGTAGATAAAGGTAACAAGTAATTGTAAAGAGTTCGCATGTCACCCTGGTTCTAGATTGGAATAGCTCCTTTCAGATATGGCTTGTTAATTTGTCTTATACTTAACCCTACATTAAGGTAAGATTCTTGTTCAGAAGAGATCGTTAACTGATTTCCTCCCTGGGAAAGCTTCAAAGAATGAAATGCAAGTGTCATTAGCTTAAAGTTTTGGCTTATAAAAGTTAAAGAGAGCTCTTGATTTCATATTCCACAAAGTCAGAACGGTATTTCTTCTCTGGTCCTGATCTTCTTGACCATGGGGatatgaaaaatcagaaaaggaaatgatgaAAGCCACACAGCAATATTTGTAATACAAAGAGGAATTGTGGAAACGGTCTGAGACCTGTGCTGGAGTAAGCACAGAAAGCAATGTACTTGCCCTGTACTGGGGGCATAGCTGAACTCAGGAGTGGAGTTGGGCACACAGACATCCAGCTGTagaggggaaggagcagaggggCTCGTGCGCAGCACTGGAGTGTCTCCAAGCTTCTGCCCCTTCTGATGATAGTTTATGCTTCCCTGATGCTCCATCCTTCCCCCCATTCCCTACCCCAAAAGAAAGCCTCACTACAGAAGAAGGTGTAGTCTCAGCAGACTCAGCTGTTTCTCGGGGTAGTATTATGTTCAGGTAACTTTCACAGAGCCCTATACTTTGCTATATACTGTGGCTGCCTGTTGCATGCTTTTCTTGATCCAAGATGGGCTTGCTAATCCTGTTTTTAAGTGGACATTGGAGAGCCTGAGCCACTGGAAATCCCCCTATCAAAGGCAGGAGGATAGCAGCTGTTCAGTAGATTGAGGAACACCACCTGTAAAACACACAAACTTaacaaaaagcagcaacttTGGTTTCCTTTTCGAGTTC
The sequence above is a segment of the Rhea pennata isolate bPtePen1 chromosome 3, bPtePen1.pri, whole genome shotgun sequence genome. Coding sequences within it:
- the PELI1 gene encoding E3 ubiquitin-protein ligase pellino homolog 1 isoform X2, producing MFSPDQENHPSKAPVKYGELIVLGYNGSLPNGDRGRRKSRFALFKRPKANGVKPSTVHIACTPQAAKAISNKDQHSISYTLSRAQTVVVEYTHDSNTDMFQIGRSTESPIDFVVTDTVPGSQSNSDTQSVQSTISRFACRIICERNPPFTARIYAAGFDSSKNIFLGEKAAKWKTSDGQMDGLTTNGVLVMHPRNGFTEDSKPGVWREISVCGNVFSLRETRSAQQRGKMVENETNQLQDGSLIDLCGATLLWRTAEGLSRTPTVKHLEALRQEINAARPQCPVGFNTLAFPSMKRKDVVDEKQPWVYLNCGHVHGYHNWGNKEERDGKDRECPMCRSVGPYVPLWLGCEAGFYVDAGPPTHAFSPCGHVCSEKTTAYWSQIPLPHGTHTFHAACPFCAHQLAGEQGYIRLIFQGPLD
- the PELI1 gene encoding E3 ubiquitin-protein ligase pellino homolog 1 isoform X1, translating into MYRKSKWKCGYNLAVLGPGNNEKSVPQLLIRDLKFEKSLTKLMFSPDQENHPSKAPVKYGELIVLGYNGSLPNGDRGRRKSRFALFKRPKANGVKPSTVHIACTPQAAKAISNKDQHSISYTLSRAQTVVVEYTHDSNTDMFQIGRSTESPIDFVVTDTVPGSQSNSDTQSVQSTISRFACRIICERNPPFTARIYAAGFDSSKNIFLGEKAAKWKTSDGQMDGLTTNGVLVMHPRNGFTEDSKPGVWREISVCGNVFSLRETRSAQQRGKMVENETNQLQDGSLIDLCGATLLWRTAEGLSRTPTVKHLEALRQEINAARPQCPVGFNTLAFPSMKRKDVVDEKQPWVYLNCGHVHGYHNWGNKEERDGKDRECPMCRSVGPYVPLWLGCEAGFYVDAGPPTHAFSPCGHVCSEKTTAYWSQIPLPHGTHTFHAACPFCAHQLAGEQGYIRLIFQGPLD